In Cotesia glomerata isolate CgM1 linkage group LG1, MPM_Cglom_v2.3, whole genome shotgun sequence, one genomic interval encodes:
- the LOC123272200 gene encoding uncharacterized protein LOC123272200 — MMLGTNVHSLTRNTEKSLKHYNDCLDMIICETPTEKCYLGGCNKCPGVDELSNILLTCFENQKIENVTYKRWVSKPRSSLETFIQPTEEFIENLCSELKVLLPHSFIAKEQAKFLKTLKETLKPNEYVIICDFAENYAFVVQNAASGFHWNNDQATVFPFKNFKNFVNLYYHEDDFDIPAEWHFFATAHGKGPCDGIGGILKRLAARASLQLAVDKQITTPIGLYEWTSDPDNLPNIIVKFSPEEDYNTALNDLNDRFTKTKPIVVTQQLHCVIPDKNGCLYVKKFSNSNEHRICKIL, encoded by the exons ATGATGCTTG GTACAAATGTTCATTCTTTAACGAGGAATACAGAAAAGTCGTTGAAACACTATAATGATTGCTTGGACATGATAATATGTGAGACTCCaacagaaaaatgttatttggGTGGATGTAACAAGTGTCCAGGGGTAGATGAGTTGAGTAACATTTTACTGACATGTTTTGAGAATCAGAAAATCGAGAATGTCACGTACAAGCGTTGGGTATCAAAACCAAGGAGCAGTTTAGAAACTTTTATACAGCCTAcagaagaatttattgaaaatcttTGTAGTGAATTGAAAGTTCTTCTACCTCACTCATTCATTGCAAAAGAACAAgctaagtttttaaaaacattaaaggAAACACTAAAACCAAATGAATATGTCATTATTTGTGATTTTGCAGAGAATTATGCGTTCGTAGTACAAAATGCAGCATCTGGTTTTCACTGGAATAATGATCAGGCGACAGTTTTTCCg tttaaaaactttaaaaattttgttaatttgtaCTACCATGAAGATGATTTTGATATTCCTGctgaatggcatttttttgcaaCTGCCCATGGCAAAGGTCCGTGTGATGGAATTGGTGGTATCCTCAAACGACTTGCAGCAAGAGCAAGTCTCCAGCTTGCGGTAGATAAACAAATAACAACACCTATAGGACTTTACGAATGGACTTCTGATCCGGATAACTTGCCAAATATCATAGTCAAGTTTTCTCCAGAAGAAGACTATAATACAGCATTGAACGACTTGAATGACAGATTTACGAAAACGAAACCAATTGTAGTAACTCAACAACTACATTGTGTAATCCCCGACAAAAATGGTTGtttgtatgtaaaaaaattctcaaactcTAATGAACatagaatttgtaaaatattgtaa